The Candidatus Sulfotelmatobacter sp. region TGCGCGCCGTCGTGCGCAGTCGAGAAACCTGCTTTTGATCTAAACGAAGCGGCGAACAGCAGGTCCCTTCACATCGGTCGGGATGACAGTTTTTGATGTCGGGATGACAGTTTTGATAAGGGGGCGTCAATTGCGGGCCCTCGCGCGCGTGACCATGGCCCAGTTCAGCAATGCCAGCGCGACGGTCCCAGCCACGATCATCGACTGGCTGAAGTCCACTTGAGTAACCAGCACGGCACACATCAGAACAGCGAGCGCGGCGAGGATGTTTCCGGCGGGAAGGTGGAAGCGGGCACTTCCTGGCTGCTTTCGGCGAAGCACTGGCAGCGCGGCGCAGCAGACTGCGTAATAGAGCAGGCGGGCAGTCGCGGAGAGAGTTACGTTCCATTTGAATTCGCCGCTCAGCGCGAAAGCCCAGACCAGCGCGGCAAATACCAGAATCGAAATGTAGGGCGTATGAAAGCGCGGGTGGATCGCGGCGAAGGCCTGGGGGAAATCTCGCTGCTCGGCAAGCGCGAAGGTCACGCGCGGCATGGCGAGAATTTTCGCGCTGAGATATCCATAGCAGGAAATGAGGGCTCCAACGGCGACCAGGGCGGCGCCAACGGAGCCGGCCGCGATGCGCGCCACATCCGAGAGCGGGCGGGTACTATGCGTCGCGTCCGGTAGAACTCCCACCACAACCCACTGGATCAACACATAGAGCACAGTGCATACGACGAGTGCGGCGAAGAGAGCAAAGGGAGCGTCGCGGCGAGGATCTTTGGCCTCGCCCATCGGGGTGAGGGCGGTTTCAAATCCTCCGTAGGCGAAGACGAGGAGCAGCAGGGCGTTCATCCACTCGCTAGTCGTGACGGCGGCGGGCGCGGTGGACGAGGTCGCGGCGGGATGCGCATGCAACACGGTGAGTCCCATGGCGATCACGGCAAAGAGCGGAAGCAATTTCGCCGCGGTGAAAACGTTGCTGACCTGCGTACCGGCGCGAACGCCGCGAATGTTGATCAACGCGAGCGCGCCGACGAGCGCCGTGAGGATGAGCGCGCGGGGCAGCGGGTCGCGGGCGTGCGGCCAGAACTCGCCGAGATAAATCACGAACAAATTTGCATTGGCGGCTGGGGCCGCGACCTGGCCGAGGAAGAGCATCCATGCCATCTGGATGCCCATACCGCGTCCGAAGGCGGCGCGCGCGTAGAGGTACGGTCCTCCAGCCTGTTGGAATTGCGATGCGACTTCGGCGAAGCAGGCGAAGATAATGGCCATGCCAATTCCGGCGACCAGAACGGCGATGGGACTGAAACGTCCGAGTTTGCCGGCGACGACGGAGGGCAGGCCGAAGACTCCGCTGCCGATCATCGAATTTACGACCAGCGCGGTGAGGCTCCAGCGGCCGATGGCGCGGACGAGGTGATCCGCAGGCCGTTGCTGAGCAGATGCCATTTGTCCCGGCGAGTCTTTCACCGCGTGGTTGTATCACAAGTGGGGCGAGTGTGAGGCGGATGCGCACGGCGCCAGCCTTGTACCTCCGGCAGTTCGTGCCCCGGGGCGCGCTCGGCTTCGCCGTCGCTGGACGGAAGAATGCGTCCGTCCCCACATGGTTCGTGTCAACCCTCGGAGAGGCGCGTCAGATCTGGCATTTGAGAATTGTGACCTTTTGGTGCTCCAAAGTAATGCGGAGAATTACGAAAGGCGCATGCCCGTGGGACATCTACTCGCTGCGCGTTGCCGATGAGATGGTGAGTAGGCAAGAGAATGGCTACCTCCGATATGGACGACCTTCATCTCCGAATCGCGCGCGTGACCGAAGACCTGCGAACCATTCAGCAGGAACTGAACTGCGCCGCGATGCAGGCCCCAAGTGATCCCGAACTGATGGAGGCGCTCAACTCACTTTCGGAGACGGAGCCGATCGAGACGCTGCGCTGCGCGCTGGACCAGATGCGGCATTTTCTCTGGTTCTATTCCCAGGTGATGAGCAACGAACCGGAACTCGGCGACAAGTTGCGGCAGGCCAGCGCGGCGAAAACCGCAACCGATGAGGCGCCGAAGACTGGTAAGGCGTTTCTGGATCAGTTGTCGCGGGCGGATGAAATGATGCTCCTGCATCATCTGGCGGATGCGCGCCGGCGCAAGCCGAATTAGGACTTCGGTCGTCGGTCGTTGGTCGTCAGACCTCACACCTCACACCTCAGATCCTATGACCTTTGACGCTAGAAGCCGTGGCCGCGGACTATGGTTTTGAGGACTTCGCCGGCGGAGTTCAGGACCACGAAATCTGCATTGACGCCGGGAGCGAGAACGCCGTAGTGGGCGGC contains the following coding sequences:
- a CDS encoding APC family permease, which produces MKDSPGQMASAQQRPADHLVRAIGRWSLTALVVNSMIGSGVFGLPSVVAGKLGRFSPIAVLVAGIGMAIIFACFAEVASQFQQAGGPYLYARAAFGRGMGIQMAWMLFLGQVAAPAANANLFVIYLGEFWPHARDPLPRALILTALVGALALINIRGVRAGTQVSNVFTAAKLLPLFAVIAMGLTVLHAHPAATSSTAPAAVTTSEWMNALLLLVFAYGGFETALTPMGEAKDPRRDAPFALFAALVVCTVLYVLIQWVVVGVLPDATHSTRPLSDVARIAAGSVGAALVAVGALISCYGYLSAKILAMPRVTFALAEQRDFPQAFAAIHPRFHTPYISILVFAALVWAFALSGEFKWNVTLSATARLLYYAVCCAALPVLRRKQPGSARFHLPAGNILAALAVLMCAVLVTQVDFSQSMIVAGTVALALLNWAMVTRARARN